One window of the Eucalyptus grandis isolate ANBG69807.140 chromosome 6, ASM1654582v1, whole genome shotgun sequence genome contains the following:
- the LOC104448925 gene encoding G2/mitotic-specific cyclin-2 yields the protein MAGSDENNPGVVGGAHVQEGLRVGAGKMGAGNVQQRRALSNINSNIIGAPPYPCAVNKRVLSEKNVNSENDLLNAAHRPITRQFAAQMAYKQQLRPEENKRTTQSVSNPSKSEDCAILDVDDDKMADDFPVPMFVQHTEAMLEEIDRMEEVEMEDVAEEPVTDIDSGDKENQLAVVEYIDDLYMFYQKAEASSCVPPNYMDRQQDINERMRGILIDWLIEVHYKFELMDETLYLTVNLIDRFLAVQPVVKKKLQLVGVTAMLLACKYEEVSVPVVEDLILISDRAYSRKEVLEMERLMVNTLHFNMSVPTPYVFMRRFLKAAQSDKKLELLSFFIIELSLVEYDMLKFPPSLLAASAIYTALSTITGTKQWSTTCEWHTSYSEEQLLECARLMVTFHQRAGSGKLTGVHRKYSTSKFGHAARTEPANFLLDFRL from the exons ATGGCCGGATCGGACGAGAACAACCCGGGCGTTGTCGGAGGTGCGCACGTTCAAG AGGGCTTGCGGGTCGGAGCGGGGAAGATGGGGGCGGGGAATGTTCAGCAGAGACGAGCTCTGAGCAACATCAACAGCAACATCATCGGGGCTCCTCCTTATCCATGCGCGGTCAACAAAAGGGTCTTGTCCGA AAAAAATGTCAACTCTGAAAACGATCTCCTCAACGCTGCTCATCGGCCAATTACTAG GCAGTTTGCTGCTCAGATGGCTTACAAGCAGCAACTTAGACCTGAG GAGAACAAGAGGACGACCCAATCAGTCTCAAATCCCAGCAAATCTGAAGATTGTGCCATCTTAGATGTGGATGACGACAAGATGGCTGATGACTTTCCGGTGCCAATGTTTGTGCAACACACCGAAGCAATGTTAGAAGAAATTGATCGGATG GAGGAGGTTGAGATGGAAGATGTAGCTGAAGAACCTGTCACGGACATTGACAGCGGTGATAAAGAGAACCAGTTGGCTGTTGTTGAGTACATTGATGACCTATACATGTTCTATCAGAAAGCCGAG GCTTCTAGTTGCGTTCCCCCAAACTACATGGATCGGCAGCAGGATATTAATGAGCGGATGAGAGGTATACTAATTGACTGGCTGATTGAG GTTCATTACAAGTTTGAATTGATGGATGAGACCTTGTATCTTACGGTCAATCTCATCGATAGATTCTTAGCTGTTCAACCTGTAGTGAAGAAAAAACTCCAGCTAGTAGGGGTAACAGCCATGCTTCTGGCATGCAAATATGAAGAGGTCTCAGTTCCAGTAGTGGAGGATCTCATTCTGATTTCAGACAGGGCTTATAGCAGGAAAGAAGTTCTAGAAATG GAGCGGTTGATGGTGAATACTTTGCACTTTAACATGTCAGTGCCTACTCCTTATGTTTTCATGAGGAGATTTCTTAAAGCCGCTCAATCTGACAAGAAG CTCGAGCTCTTGTCATTCTTCATCATCGAGCTTTCCCTGGTTGAATATGACATGCTGAAGTTCCCACCCTCTTTATTAGCTGCTTCTGCAATCTACACTGCTCTGAGTACAATTACCGGAACTAAACAGTGGAGTACAACATGTGAATGGCACACCAGCTACTCAGAAGAACAGCTTCT GGAATGCGCCAGATTGATGGTGACTTTCCATCAGAGGGCTGGATCGGGGAAGCTCACTGGTGTGCACCGGAAGTATAGCACATCCAAGTTTGGTCATGCTGCGAGAACTGAGCCTGCTAACTTTCTCTTGGACTTCCGTTTGTAG